In Opitutia bacterium, one genomic interval encodes:
- a CDS encoding insulinase family protein — protein sequence MPKNSSSRSRDLALLESLWRAPVERYTLANGLTVLLKRDTAAPVASVQVWVKTGSIHEGAHLGAGLSHYLEHMLFKGTPRRAGREISATVQAHGGYINAYTTFDRTVYYIDIPAEHTAVAIDILADATLNSTLPADEVEKEKNVILREIDMCLDDPDQRLGQALFETAYRTHPYRQPIIGHRDVFAANTREDLAAYYRERYAPNNLVVVIVGNFDAVATRAAVAQHFGATPRRRLAPVLVSDETPQLSRRDQHLFEDVEISRAGLGWQIPGLAHEDMAALDMLAMVLGHGDASILWQAVREKARLVHTIDAMTWSPGTSGLFYVSFMADADKRAAAEAAVLREVARVAAHGVSPRALAKAVRQAVTAEVNMHKTMSGQASRLGAAEVVVGDVNYTRRYFERLTALRPADLVRVLKKYLVPEKLTVVSSNPKSAAAAAPVPSIATGPAAEFKELTLPNGARLLLQPNRNLPNLHFRLAFAGGPLFEPADRRGLCALMSALLAKDTRKRTAEQVALAIEAVGGTFADFSGNNSFGLYADVLPGDADLALELLADATLQPAFKAARLEIEREGALASLRESMDDPVSVGRKKLREKFFGAHPFAVESIGNEAGLRAIAPADLKALHARLAVASNAVLAVAGDFDPKKLAPKLKAFLTRLPRGKIERPQPKLAPVAGEFVEQQPRQQAIVFQAFPGPGLLVPDYYVAEVAEELFSGMSSNLFERVREQKSLAYFVRSSRVTGQRAGMFYFYAGASPERYGEVLEEFALEIARVQAGGVGADELRRCQTRLKAGKRMGQQTNSARAMQAALNAVNELPVNDSQLYDAHIDAVTIERLRDFARTYFTAETRTQLVVKP from the coding sequence CCGTCGCCTCCGTGCAGGTCTGGGTCAAAACCGGCAGCATCCACGAGGGCGCGCACCTCGGCGCCGGACTCTCGCATTACCTCGAGCACATGCTCTTCAAGGGCACGCCGCGCCGCGCCGGCCGTGAGATCTCCGCGACCGTCCAGGCGCACGGCGGCTACATCAACGCCTACACGACGTTCGACCGCACCGTTTACTACATCGACATCCCCGCCGAGCACACCGCCGTCGCCATCGACATCCTCGCCGACGCCACGCTCAACTCCACGCTGCCCGCCGATGAAGTGGAGAAGGAGAAGAACGTCATTCTCCGCGAAATCGACATGTGCCTCGACGATCCCGACCAGCGCCTCGGCCAGGCGCTCTTCGAGACCGCCTACCGCACGCATCCCTATCGCCAGCCGATCATCGGCCATCGCGATGTCTTCGCCGCCAACACGCGCGAGGACCTCGCCGCCTACTACCGCGAACGCTACGCGCCGAACAACCTCGTCGTCGTCATCGTCGGCAACTTCGACGCGGTCGCCACGCGTGCGGCCGTCGCGCAGCACTTCGGCGCCACGCCGCGCCGCCGTCTCGCTCCCGTGCTCGTCTCGGACGAGACGCCGCAACTCTCCCGCCGCGACCAGCATCTCTTCGAAGACGTCGAAATCTCTCGCGCCGGCCTCGGTTGGCAGATTCCCGGTCTCGCCCACGAGGACATGGCCGCGCTCGACATGCTCGCGATGGTTCTCGGCCACGGTGACGCCTCGATCCTTTGGCAAGCCGTCCGTGAAAAAGCGCGCCTCGTCCACACCATCGACGCGATGACGTGGAGCCCCGGCACCAGCGGTCTCTTCTACGTTTCGTTCATGGCCGATGCGGACAAACGCGCCGCCGCCGAAGCCGCCGTGCTCCGCGAAGTCGCCCGCGTCGCCGCGCACGGCGTCAGCCCGCGCGCGCTCGCCAAGGCCGTCCGCCAAGCCGTCACCGCCGAGGTGAACATGCACAAGACGATGTCCGGCCAGGCCTCGCGCCTCGGTGCCGCGGAAGTCGTCGTCGGCGACGTCAACTACACGCGCCGCTACTTCGAACGACTCACCGCGCTCCGCCCGGCCGACTTGGTGCGCGTGCTCAAGAAGTATCTCGTTCCGGAAAAACTCACCGTCGTATCGAGCAACCCGAAGTCCGCGGCCGCGGCCGCGCCGGTCCCGAGTATCGCGACCGGTCCCGCCGCCGAGTTCAAGGAACTCACGCTCCCGAACGGCGCGCGCCTGCTCCTGCAGCCGAACCGCAACCTGCCAAACCTGCACTTCCGCCTCGCCTTCGCCGGTGGCCCGCTGTTCGAGCCGGCCGACCGCCGCGGCCTCTGCGCGCTGATGTCGGCGTTGCTCGCCAAGGACACCCGCAAACGCACCGCCGAACAGGTCGCGCTCGCCATCGAGGCGGTGGGCGGCACGTTCGCCGACTTCTCCGGCAACAACAGCTTCGGCCTCTATGCCGACGTGCTTCCCGGCGACGCCGACCTCGCGCTCGAGTTGCTCGCGGACGCCACGCTGCAACCGGCGTTCAAGGCTGCCCGCCTCGAGATCGAGCGCGAAGGCGCTCTCGCCAGCCTGCGCGAATCGATGGACGACCCGGTCTCGGTCGGACGGAAAAAGCTCCGCGAAAAATTCTTCGGCGCGCATCCGTTCGCCGTCGAGAGCATCGGCAACGAGGCCGGCCTCCGCGCCATCGCGCCGGCCGACCTCAAGGCGCTCCACGCGCGTCTCGCCGTGGCGTCGAACGCCGTGCTGGCCGTCGCCGGCGACTTCGACCCGAAGAAACTCGCGCCGAAGTTGAAGGCGTTCCTCACCCGCCTGCCGCGTGGCAAAATCGAGCGGCCGCAGCCCAAGCTCGCGCCGGTGGCCGGCGAGTTCGTCGAGCAGCAGCCGCGCCAGCAGGCGATCGTCTTCCAGGCGTTTCCCGGGCCCGGTTTGCTTGTGCCCGACTACTACGTCGCCGAAGTCGCGGAGGAATTGTTCAGCGGCATGTCGTCGAATCTCTTCGAGCGCGTGCGCGAGCAGAAGAGCCTCGCGTATTTCGTGCGCTCCAGCCGCGTGACTGGCCAGCGCGCGGGCATGTTCTACTTCTACGCCGGCGCCAGCCCGGAGCGTTACGGCGAAGTGCTCGAGGAGTTCGCACTCGAAATCGCGCGCGTGCAGGCCGGCGGGGTCGGCGCCGACGAGTTGCGCCGCTGCCAGACGCGACTGAAGGCCGGCAAGCGCATGGGCCAGCAGACCAACTCGGCCCGCGCGATGCAGGCCGCGCTCAACGCCGTGAACGAGCTGCCGGTCAACGACAGCCAGCTCTACGACGCGCACATCGACGCGGTCACCATCGAGCGGTTGCGCGATTTCGCCCGGACGTATTTCACCGCGGAGACGCGCACGCAGCTGGTGGTCAAGCCGTGA
- a CDS encoding NAD(+)/NADH kinase has protein sequence MEQLNRIAFVVNPDRPGAAELGAELMAIAGKAAAKRTELNQGRKLPRGYFKGCDAVCVIGGDGTLLGVVRAAMRENIPIIGVNRGSLGFLTTYSAEEARTHFPAILKGDYRIARRTLLDCRAGPGHHDIALNDVLIKNEVNSRLVRLEVFADDELVTDYYCDGIIFSTPTGSTAYNLAAGGPIMHPAAQTIAMTPICPHTLSNRTIIFRERVKLRIVNRTEDARLLVAMDGQRNSLVTGGSIEISLAPRRIALVQPRGYSHFAVMRSKLKWSGGFADKK, from the coding sequence ATGGAGCAGCTCAACCGCATCGCCTTCGTCGTGAATCCGGATCGCCCCGGTGCCGCCGAGCTCGGCGCGGAGCTGATGGCGATCGCCGGCAAGGCCGCCGCGAAACGCACCGAGCTCAACCAAGGCCGCAAGCTTCCGCGCGGCTATTTCAAGGGCTGCGACGCCGTGTGCGTCATCGGCGGCGACGGCACGCTGCTCGGCGTCGTGCGCGCTGCGATGCGCGAGAACATCCCGATCATCGGCGTGAATCGCGGCAGCCTCGGCTTCCTCACGACCTATTCGGCCGAGGAGGCACGCACCCATTTCCCGGCGATCCTCAAAGGCGATTACCGCATCGCGCGGCGCACGCTGCTGGATTGCCGCGCCGGCCCCGGTCACCACGACATCGCGCTGAACGACGTGCTGATCAAAAACGAGGTGAACTCGCGCCTCGTGCGGTTGGAGGTCTTCGCCGACGACGAACTCGTCACCGACTACTACTGCGATGGCATCATCTTCTCCACGCCGACGGGCTCCACGGCCTACAATCTCGCGGCGGGCGGCCCCATCATGCACCCGGCGGCGCAGACGATCGCGATGACGCCGATCTGCCCGCACACGCTGAGCAATCGCACGATCATCTTCCGGGAGCGGGTGAAACTCCGCATCGTCAATCGCACGGAAGACGCGCGCCTCCTCGTGGCGATGGACGGTCAGCGCAACTCGCTCGTCACCGGCGGCTCGATCGAAATCTCGCTCGCGCCGCGCCGCATCGCGCTCGTCCAACCGCGCGGCTATTCGCACTTCGCGGTCATGCGCAGCAAGCTCAAGTGGAGCGGCGGATTCGCGGACAAGAAGTAA
- a CDS encoding TlyA family RNA methyltransferase translates to MASGKQRLDELLVTRGLCASRSQAKALIMSGRVRHGTERLDKPGKEFAADFEITIDQPPRFVSRGGEKLAAYLEQFPIDLPGAHVLDVGASTGGFTDCALQAGAASATCVDVGTGQLHDKIRRDPRVTSLEKTNARHLAPGALPRASYDVVVMDLSFISLKSVLPAVWPFLRAGGTLVALVKPQFEAGKAEVDRGQGVIRDDAVRARVMSEVREFALRELPGASIHGERECPIHGADGNREFLLGLRKSD, encoded by the coding sequence GTGGCCTCCGGCAAACAACGCCTCGATGAACTGCTCGTGACGCGCGGACTCTGCGCGTCGCGCTCGCAAGCCAAGGCGCTGATCATGTCCGGCCGCGTGCGACACGGCACCGAGCGGCTCGACAAACCCGGGAAGGAATTCGCCGCCGACTTCGAGATCACGATCGACCAGCCGCCGCGTTTCGTCAGCCGCGGCGGCGAGAAGCTCGCCGCTTACCTCGAGCAATTCCCCATCGATCTCCCGGGCGCGCATGTGCTCGACGTGGGCGCATCCACCGGCGGCTTCACGGATTGCGCGCTCCAAGCCGGCGCGGCGTCGGCGACGTGCGTCGACGTGGGCACGGGCCAGCTACACGACAAAATCCGCCGCGACCCGCGCGTCACGTCGCTGGAAAAAACCAACGCCCGCCACCTCGCGCCCGGCGCGCTGCCGCGAGCCAGCTACGACGTCGTCGTGATGGACCTGTCGTTTATCTCGCTGAAAAGCGTCCTTCCGGCGGTATGGCCGTTCCTGCGCGCCGGAGGCACGCTGGTCGCGCTCGTGAAACCGCAATTCGAAGCCGGCAAGGCCGAGGTCGATCGCGGCCAGGGCGTGATCCGCGACGACGCCGTGCGCGCTCGCGTCATGAGCGAGGTGCGCGAGTTCGCGTTGCGCGAGCTGCCGGGCGCGAGCATCCACGGCGAGCGGGAGTGCCCCATCCACGGCGCCGACGGCAACCGCGAATTTCTACTGGGTCTCCGGAAATCCGACTAA
- a CDS encoding Fpg/Nei family DNA glycosylase: protein MPELAEVEFYRRRWAVGHGAKVAHVLLHERAKVFRGIDPAKIVRALTGATLIDSETAAKQMLFRFSGGNWLGVHLGMSGELRVEAPDYAPRKHDHLVLVQRERQLVFTDPRMFGAVLFHHGKTAPDWWTRIAPAILSAPFSVAAVRDFLVRRRRAPIKAVLLMQVRFPGIGNWMADEILWRARLTPSRLAGSLTPAEIRALHRECRFVCRGALRYNAGVGGRMPAELNEFMPASWLFNHRWAKGGHCPRCEAPLRHATVGGRTSCWCPQCQPAR, encoded by the coding sequence ATGCCTGAGCTGGCCGAAGTCGAATTCTATCGCCGCCGCTGGGCCGTGGGGCACGGCGCGAAAGTCGCCCACGTGCTCCTGCACGAGCGCGCGAAGGTTTTCCGCGGCATCGATCCGGCGAAGATCGTCCGCGCGCTCACCGGCGCCACGCTGATCGATTCTGAAACCGCGGCGAAGCAGATGCTGTTTCGCTTCAGTGGCGGCAACTGGCTCGGCGTGCACCTCGGCATGAGCGGCGAGCTGCGCGTCGAGGCGCCCGACTACGCGCCCCGCAAACACGACCACCTCGTGCTCGTGCAACGCGAGCGACAGCTCGTTTTCACCGACCCGCGCATGTTCGGCGCGGTGCTTTTCCACCACGGGAAAACCGCTCCGGATTGGTGGACGCGCATCGCGCCGGCGATCCTCTCCGCGCCGTTCTCGGTCGCTGCGGTGCGCGATTTCCTCGTGCGCCGCCGTCGCGCGCCGATCAAAGCGGTGCTGCTGATGCAGGTGCGATTCCCGGGTATCGGCAACTGGATGGCGGACGAAATTCTGTGGCGCGCCCGGCTCACCCCGTCGCGTCTCGCGGGCTCGCTCACGCCCGCGGAGATCCGCGCGTTGCACCGCGAATGCCGTTTCGTCTGTCGCGGTGCGCTGCGCTACAACGCCGGCGTCGGCGGGCGCATGCCGGCGGAGCTAAACGAGTTCATGCCGGCATCGTGGCTGTTCAATCACCGCTGGGCCAAGGGCGGACATTGCCCGCGCTGCGAAGCGCCGCTGCGCCACGCCACGGTGGGCGGACGCACGAGTTGCTGGTGTCCGCAGTGCCAGCCCGCGCGGTGA
- a CDS encoding HAD-IIIA family hydrolase, with protein sequence MAKALFLDRDGTIIHDRDYLADPAGVELIPGAAAALHRARELGYLLFLFTNQSGIGRGFHTIEDTHRCNARMEELLALPAPAFAATCIAPEAPDQPSLYRKPSPRFILEMIAQHRLDPAQCWMVGDRESDIDAGLAAGIRSAAVCTGKYDAAAWTPRLRPGVPLFADLAAFVASLA encoded by the coding sequence ATGGCCAAAGCGCTCTTCCTCGACCGCGATGGCACCATCATCCACGACCGCGACTACCTCGCGGACCCGGCCGGCGTCGAACTGATCCCCGGCGCCGCCGCCGCGCTCCACCGCGCGCGCGAGCTCGGTTATTTGCTCTTCCTCTTCACGAACCAGTCCGGCATCGGCCGCGGTTTCCATACGATCGAAGACACGCACCGCTGCAACGCGCGGATGGAGGAACTGCTCGCGCTGCCCGCACCGGCGTTCGCCGCGACCTGCATCGCGCCCGAAGCGCCCGACCAGCCGTCGCTCTATCGCAAGCCCTCGCCGCGTTTCATCCTCGAGATGATCGCGCAACATCGCCTCGACCCCGCGCAATGCTGGATGGTCGGCGACCGCGAGAGCGACATCGACGCCGGCCTCGCCGCCGGCATCCGCTCCGCCGCCGTCTGCACCGGCAAATACGACGCCGCCGCGTGGACGCCGCGCCTGCGCCCCGGCGTGCCGCTCTTCGCCGACCTCGCCGCGTTCGTGGCCTCGCTCGCCTGA
- a CDS encoding bifunctional hydroxymethylpyrimidine kinase/phosphomethylpyrimidine kinase, which translates to MKSLLKKISKLHVLVIGDVMLDHYVWGDAQRISPEAPVPVVDIDRDTYSAGGAANVALNLASLGAKATLAGFFGKDDAGKRLSGILTQKGIATIPTPGSGSTIVKTRVLVRRQQLCRLDRESPQHDYAIDSGKLEATFEKAIRKCDAIILSDYAKGLLTDDLVAKVTALAREHGKLIALDPKPRRKLRFFQPDLITPNRKEALQLAGIEPEPHQPFPAAEVCARIYEQYQPKHLVITLSEDGMLLSHNGKAGRVIPTMAREVFDVSGAGDTSIAALTLALAAGSVLEEAAQFANAAAGVVVAKLGTATVSPEEILQHVSEEK; encoded by the coding sequence ATGAAGTCCCTGCTGAAGAAGATCTCGAAACTCCACGTCCTCGTCATCGGCGACGTGATGCTCGACCACTACGTCTGGGGCGACGCCCAGCGCATCTCGCCCGAGGCTCCGGTGCCCGTCGTCGACATCGATCGCGACACCTACAGCGCCGGCGGCGCGGCCAACGTCGCGCTCAACCTCGCCTCGCTCGGCGCCAAGGCCACGCTCGCGGGCTTCTTCGGCAAGGACGACGCCGGCAAACGCCTCAGCGGCATCCTCACGCAAAAAGGCATCGCGACGATCCCGACGCCCGGCAGCGGCTCCACCATCGTGAAGACCCGCGTGCTCGTCCGCCGCCAGCAACTCTGCCGTCTCGACCGCGAGTCGCCGCAGCACGACTACGCCATCGACAGCGGCAAACTCGAAGCGACCTTCGAGAAGGCGATCCGCAAGTGCGACGCCATCATCCTCTCCGACTACGCCAAGGGTCTGCTCACCGACGACCTCGTCGCCAAAGTCACCGCCCTCGCACGCGAACACGGCAAACTCATCGCCCTCGACCCGAAGCCGCGCCGCAAGCTCCGCTTTTTTCAGCCCGATCTCATCACGCCGAACCGCAAGGAAGCGCTCCAGCTCGCCGGCATCGAGCCCGAGCCGCACCAGCCCTTCCCCGCCGCCGAGGTCTGCGCGCGCATCTACGAGCAATACCAACCGAAGCACCTCGTCATCACATTGAGCGAGGACGGCATGCTCCTCTCGCACAACGGCAAGGCCGGCCGCGTCATCCCGACGATGGCGCGCGAGGTCTTCGACGTCTCCGGCGCCGGCGACACGTCCATCGCCGCGCTCACGCTCGCGCTCGCCGCGGGTTCCGTCCTCGAAGAGGCCGCCCAATTCGCCAACGCCGCCGCCGGCGTCGTCGTCGCCAAGCTCGGCACCGCCACGGTTTCGCCGGAGGAAATTCTCCAGCACGTCTCCGAGGAGAAGTAA